TATATGTGTCTGATCTATTCTCCCTTCAAATAAtcaaccaaaatgtatatacATGTGACcaatctgaagtctgaactctcACTATGTGGCTCGATTCTACTGCATAAATTCTGAGAAGACTGAAAGAAGggtcaaaaaaaattactgtAGTATACATGAATATCCATTTGGACTTCCCCAGCTTCACTGCTGCAGCAAGAACAACTAAAATTGAACCACAAGTCAAAGCAGCTGATCTTATAAAATCTCCCAATTGTACTCATCTGAATGTATTAAAATCTTCCTAACAACACGCGACATCGATATGATCTACACGTCCATGTCGAAGAAAATTTTTGCTTCTCCCTCCAGACTGATAATACTTATCATTTTAGAtaagggtgaggtcaaactttagaatctttgattatgaattatttttaaaatatttgtctttcaaatatggtgactacatatatagattagtcttaaaagtactttaataaaatcatatatttgatatacatattataataaaaaataatggtcaaagttattttttatttttaaaatatttgtctttcaaatatggtgactacatatatagattagtcttaaaagtactttaataaaatcatatatttgatatacatattataataaaaaataatggtcaaagttatttttttagatcgTGTTCTTGTTTAAAATAATAAGTATTATCAATCCGTACGAGTATTAGCTATCACGAGCGTattattcagagtttcagacaacCTCTACTGTACGGTACTATCTGTCGTATGGAAAGACTTACAAACGTAGCCAAGAGAATCAGAGTCAGACTAATGCTGGGTTGGTAGGGGTTGGTGAGACGAAGAAGTCTTTGCTTCTATCTAACTAGAATTAATATGACTTAAtcctaattaattactacctccatattttaatgtatgacaccgttgactttttatccaacatttgaccgttcgtcttattcaaaaaatttatgtaattatcatttattttattgtgacttgattcatcatcaaatattctttaagcataacataaacattttcatattttcaaaaaaaattaaataaaacgaatggtcaaatattgctaaaaagtcaacggcgtcatacattaaaatacggagggagtatattaatcCTAATGTTTAGGGTTCGTCTTATTCAGCGTTTTAtccatacattaaaatacggagggagtatattgactttttatccaacgtttgaccgttcgtcttattcaaaaaatttatgtaattatcatttattttattgtgacttgattcatcattaaatattctttaagcataacataaacattttcatattttcaaaaaaaattgaataaaacgaatggtcaaatattgctaaaaagtcaacggcgtcatacattaaaatacggagggagtatattaatcCTAATGTTTAGGGTTCGTCTTATTCAACGTTTTAtccatacattaaaatacggagagagtatattgactttttatccaacgtttgaccgttcgtcttattcaaaaaatttatgtaattatcatttattttattgtgacttgattcattatcaaatattctttaagcataacataaacattttcatattttcaaaaaaaaaattgaataaaacaaatggtcaaatatcgctaaaaagtcaactgcgtcatattaaaatacagagggagtatattactaCTACATGTCAACCTCTTCAGGGTTAACTAGTCAATCAACCCCAGGATTAAGCTGGGGTTTACCAACCTAATTGGTTACTACTCCAAGACAAAAGTTATCTCTGCCAATGATATTATATTAATCTCCAGCTACTCTGCTATGATATATTGTCTGATCTTTGACCTTTCCAtgaagtagctagctagctagctattttAGCTTGCGTCTGCGAGGCAACTGGGTTGCGTGCCTTTGTTGTGTTGGAAAAGTATAGCAAATTAGCAATGCAGTGCAAATGCAGCCTAATTTTTTCTATCTAGTGTTCCTCGTTTTACCCTTTTTTCCATTGTGCTGATCGCTACCGTCCATTTTGTCATCTGGTCTGCAGCGATTGGCTTGGTCAACCATTGCAAACGGCCATCCGGTTCAGCAAATGTACTTCTGTGCCAACTATATGCGTATGGCTGCATCATCAGCCACCTTGCTTCTATCTATAAATATGGCCCCAAAACTGTCCTGGAAGAAGCATCACTTCATCACAAAACCTACCAAGCTAATTCAGCATTTCAGCTTGGTTCTATAGGTAGGAGCTGGTAAGATCACCATGGAGAAGCTCTCCATGGTGACCTCTCTCCTCTGCGCCATCACTGTCGCGGTTCTCGCTgtggcggtggtcggcggcgaggcggctgtGGTGGAGCACACCTTCGTGGTGCACGAGATGAACGCGACGCACCTGTGCAACACGACCAAGATCTACGTGGTGAACGGACAGTTCCCGGGCCCCACGGTGGACGTGACGGAGGGCGACACGGTGGTTGTCCACGTCATCAACAAGCTGCCATTTGGGCTTACCATCCATTGGCATGGTGTCCGCCAGATGAGGAGCTGCTGGGCTGATGGGGCTGGCTTTGTCACCGAGTGTCCTATCCCACCAGGAAACGAGCACACCTACCGCTTCAACGTCACCGGCCAGGTCGGCACGCTGTGGTGGCACGCCCACGTCACCTGCCTCAGGGCCACCATCAATGGTGCCTTCATCGTTCGCCCTCGTGATGGGAAGTACCCCTTCCCGACACCGGCCAAGGACGTGCCGATCATCATAGGTAATGAACGGTCTAGATCGATCGTTGAGCTATGCACCGGTTGATCTTGACCGTTGATTAATTGAATTTGTTTGGTTGGAATAATTTCGGTACTTACGAATCCACTTACTTAAGAAATATGTATCATCCCATTTGTAGGAGAATGGTGGGAGCTTGACCTCATCGAGCTAGATAGAAGGATGATGGACGGCAACTTCGACGACAACCCGTTGTCTGCGACGATCAATGGGAAGCTCGGCGACCTCAGCAACTGCTCTCGCATGGTGGAGGAAAGCTTCATCCTTGACGTTAAGCACGGGGAGAGCTACCTTCTCCGGGTCATCAACACTGCACTCTTCTCTGAATACTACTTCAGGGTCGCCGGCCACACGTTCACGGTGGTCGGCGCCGATGGCAACTACCTGACGCCATTTAAGACGGACATGGTCACCGTCGCCCCTGGCGAGGCCATCGACGTGATCATGGTCGCCGACGCGCCACCGGCGCACTACCACATGATCGCGCTGGCTAACCAACCTCCAGAGCCGGATCCGCAAATCCCGGTGTTCACCTCTCGTGGCCTTGTCCGCtacgccggcgccaccgccaacAACAACGGCCTCCCGGTACCGATGCCGATCATGCCCAACCAACACAACACCATGCCGTCCTACTACTTCCACGCCAACCTCACCGGCCTTGCCCACCCAGAGCGCCATCGTGTCCCTATGCACGTCGACGAGCGCCTCTTCGTCACCTTGGGGCTCGGCTCCATATGCCGTGGCCAGAACACCACCTgcaagcggcggcgcagccCAGAGACCATCGTGGTGGCCACCATGAACAACGTCTCCTTCGCCCACCCGAAAACCACCGCGCTCCTCGAGCGCTACTACGACGGCACATCGAAGGGCGTGTACACGGAGGACTTCCCcatccggccgccgcggcctttCAACTACACCAACCGTGATCTCATCCCTCCTGGCCCGCTCGAGGAGGCGTTGGAGCCGACGTTCAAGGCGACCAAGCTGAAGCGGTTCAAGTACAACACATCGGTGGAGATCATCTTCCAGAGCACCACGCTGATGCAGAGCGACTCCAACCCCATGCACCTCCATGGCTATGATGTCTTCCTCCTTGCACAGGGGCTCGGCAACTTTAACGCCAAGAGGGATGTCAGGAAGTTCAACTACCACAACCCGCAGCTTAGGAACACCGTGCAGGTTCCACGTGGCGGGTGGGCTGCCATTCGCTTCGTCACAGACAATCCAGGTAAATTTTCGGTGGCATATAAGGAATTTATGACCGCGTtatatgatatgatattattttttgttgttctaTGTTGGTAGGCATTAAAATTGGGTGAAAAGAGAGGTTGATGTGTCATTGTTGGTTGTGTTCTTGTTTGCAGGGATGTGGTACCTACACTGTCACTTTGAGTTCCACATCATTATGGGCATGGCGACGGCGTTCATCGTGGAGGATGGGCCGACACCAGAGACGAGcctgcctccaccaccaccggagTTCAAGAGATGTGGCAACAATGGTCTGAGTCAACCATGAGGGTTTTGAAGAGAAAGTCCAAATTTTTTACTGCTAcgagtaataaaaaataaaaaatgcatggATTTGTAGTATGCATTGTATTGGTGATGATTATTCTTACTGTAAAAGAGATTTACTATTCTTTTTTGGTATTCATTGTTGTAAGGTGGCAAAGTGTAAGTAAATCCATTTGGATTTAATTTATGAAGAAGAGAACAATTATTTATGAAGAAAGTCACCTGTCAATTCTGGGGTACTTCAGAGGTCAGAGTTAACTCTGAactttcagacttcagagtttaaggctatgtttagattctaactttttttcttcaaactttcgacttttctgtcacatcgaactttcctacacacataaacttctaatttttccgttatatcgtttcaatttcttcaaacttctaattttggcgtggaactaaacacagcctaagactCTGAACTTGTGAAATCTCTCTGAATTTTTCTCCTTTCGCGTGAATCGGCAACCCATCTTCCAACCCTGCGATTCATGTGCTTGCACATTTACTGATTCCCATCATCAACGTTAATCTCTTCAAGAACCATGGCGTTTTCGGCGAAGAAGTTGGCAAGCTGCGATCCAAAGCAGTTGGTCTTCGATCTCCATTCGGAATTGCAAGCTCACTCGTTTCAGAGTGCTCTGCAAGCACTCGAACGATTGGCCACTCAAGACAGCAATGTCAGaaacctcttcttcttcttcatcatcgtcATCCAAAGAAAGCTTCGGCTTCGAACTCCGGTGCACGAAGAGATCGACGGACTTGTCGAAATCGAGTTTATATCTGAATTGTAGTAGAAGAGATCGTGATGAGTAGTCTCTCTTGTAGAGAGGTGACGAATCGAAGGGCAGCAATAGAGCAGCAATGGAGCAGGTTTGCCATCGCCACGGCGCTGCGCTTTCTGGAACACGGTGCATTGTGCCGTAGGTCCAGCTCGAGGCGATCGAGGTTGACgagagccgccaccgccgccgcgccgaggcTCTCCTCGCCGGCGATTGCGATGGCGTTGTGGGTGAGCTGCCAGAACGCCGTCGCGACGCGTCGGCTCCGATTGTCGACGAGGCGCAGGTCTACCTCGCGCCGCCATGTCCGGAGCTCACGATCGCAGCGAGAGGTGGAGGACGAAGCCCTGTAGACGAAGTGTCGTAGCGCCGGCGCGTCGAGGTCCAGGGCTCGGAGCCGTCACGCCGACGCCGGGCGTTCTTCATCTTCCAGCGGCAGTTCGCCATGGCGAGCTTGGTCACCGACGCCGGGCAGCGGAGACGGAGAGACGGACGCCCATGGCGCGGCATGGCGCCCTTGGCGCCGCCGGGTTGCGGGGCGACCCTTGCGGTAACAGGAGGAAGACGGAAACGAGAGATCCTGCGATCTCCGTCGTCTTCGGATTCGGAGGACATGGTGGTGAGGTCgttgtcgttgtcgtcgtcgtcatcgatcgtcgtcgctgccgttGTCCGGGCAGGATCTGTGTGTTGCGCCGACGCCCATGCCGACGAACGCTCGTCATCGAGACGGTGTGGACGCTGGCGAACACGTCGCGCCACCGCGTCGAGAGCGCGGCCCGCCTCCGTGGAAGCCGCTGAGCTCGCTGAGACGGTCGACGCCGTCCCCTCGTCCGTCGCCGGCatccatcgcggcggcggcggcggccggcggaggcgtgATGGCAAGTTGTCATCTGGGCTGGGCTCATTATGTAGCTGGGCTGCATGGGATGCGACAATGCAGAATGAGGCCCACCTAGCTACCGACGACAAACCCAATGCAAGTTGCAGTCTCACAGGCCCAGCGATGGACCTGCGCTCATGAATTGCTTGGTAGCCTTTGCGTTATTTTTACACTTTTGTTTTTCAACAAAATTTCAGAATTTCGATTGCCACCAAAATTTCAGGAATTTTGGAACTTTTTTCGAcgaaattattgaaaaaaattaataattttaattaaattttgactaaattcagaaaaatttaaaaaattaaaaaaaaattggacgaGATATGTACTTGTTGGTGGGGAGCGAAAAATTTCCTAATTCGGAAATTGCAAAATCCCTTACGCAGGTCAACTTGATAGGGGGTGACGAACCGAAGTGCACCAATCGAGCAGGCTCTCGTCATCGCCGCAGCACTGCGCTGGTCAGGGCCAGGGCTGTAAATTCCGGaacgaaatttccaaaatttcggtcAATTTAGACCTCTCCGATACAATATTATTTTggccgaatttttttttaaattttggtaatattggcaaattcaactaaattttgtttaaaattttggaaatttcggaccgaaTTGGTGAGGTCCGATCAAATCGGCTAAACCTGGCGGTGGCTGGAACCCTTGTGCCGTAGGTCCAGTCCAGCTCGAGGTTGACgagagccgccgcgccgaggcTCTTCTCACCGGCGATGGCGTTGAGCCGGTGGTCAAGCCTCAGCTAGTGTCGATGTGCCTTCTCGCGTTGCTGATGGATGAGCTGCCAGATCGAACGCCTTCGCGACGCGTGCGTGTTTGCTCGCCGCGCGTGTCGCCTGTGATTGTCTCAACCGCCggaaggaggcggtggcggtgccggcgccggagagCGGTTGACATGGGACATGGGTGGTCTTTGGCGCAGTTCATGACGCGCAGTGCAGGAGATTCGAGACGGATGTTCGGTGGAGCATTCCAAATTTGATCTCCAGGAAGAGAACACCATTCTTCTGTGCTCTGTCAAAGTTGGCGCGGTTCAGGGCTAAGCACATGggactagctatatatatttgtccATAAATTTACTAGGAAAAATTTATCATATGTAAATGTAACGTAATAATAaagtaattatagtgtaacctGCATGTAGCtacaatgtactccctccgtttcaccatgtaagtcattctagcattttccacatttatattgatgttaatgaatttagacatatatatctatttagattcattaacatcaatatgaatgtagaaaatgctagaatgacttgtattgtgaaatggaggaagtactttgTGTATAACTTTCAAAAGTCCTACGACAACACGTTATTTCCATGAAGCGAAAGTCGCGAGACCAAATTTCCTCACCCGTGCATGCTGTgtgatctttttcttttcaacatGCACGAATCTTAAATTAAATCTAATGGTTTAGAACTGTATGAAAAAAGTTATATTCAAATTAAATTGTAGTTATATACAACGCAACAATTATATCGTATTTacatttaacattttttttggaagaaaacATATAATTTATAGCAAAATCGAAACACAACATACTTGCGTCAGCCTCCAATTCAATATTTCTCCCCATATATACCAGCATCTGAAGCAAACTTGAAGGCCTGGAGGCAGGTCTCTGCCTGAGACGGTTCAGAAACATTTTGCAGGTTGCCCGACCCCGCTGCGACTGCGATGGCTATATCTCTGATGACGAAACCCCAGCCACCAGATTCTGTGCTATTCCTGAAGGCTCCATCAACATTTATCTTCAGGTATCCCTCTCCCGGTTTCTTCCATCTAGGTTGACTGCCACCCACATTAGCAAGGGCCGATGCCAACAACAATGGCCTACCGGTCCCAATGCCGATCATGCCTAACCAACACAACACCATGCCATCCTACTACTTCCATGCCAATCTTACTGGCCTCGTGCATCCGAAGCATCGTCGTGTTCCCATGCACGTCGACGAGcgcatcttcatcatccttgGGCTTGGTACCATCTGTCGTGGTCGGAACACCACCTGCAAGCGGCAGCGCAGCCTGGAGACCATCAAGGTGGCCACCATGAACAATGTCTCCTTCACCCACCCAAACACCACCGCGCTCCTCGAGCGCTACTACGACGGCACTCTGGAAGGCGTCTACATGGAGGACTTCCCCGTTCGGCCACCATGGCCATACAACTACACCAACCCCGCTCTCATCCCTCCTGGCCCGCTTGAAGAGGTGCTGGAGCCAACGTTCAAGGCGACCAAACTGAAGCAGTTCAAGTATAACACATCAGTGGAGATCATCATCCAAAGCAGCACGCTGTTGATGAGTGACTCCAACCCCATGCACCTCCATGGCTATgacgtcttcctcctcgcgcaGGGGCTCGGCAACTTCAACGCCAAGAGGGACATCAGGAAGTTCAACGACCACAACCCTCAGCTCAAGAACACCATATTGGTTCCCCGCGGTGGTTGGGCCGCCGTCCGCTTCATCACAGACAATCCAGGTAAactttcaatggcatataaggaattCATTATTATGTTATATAACATGATATTATTTTGTCGTTTTAAGTTGGTAGGTATGAGAATTGGGTGAAAAGAGTGGCTGATGTGTCATTGTCTGTTTTGTTCTTGTTAACAGGGATGTGGTACTTGCACTGTCACTTTGAGTTCCACATCATTATGGACATGGCGACGGCGTTCATCGTGGAGGATGGGTCAACACCGGAGACGAGCctacctccaccgccgccagagTTCAAGAGATGTGAGTGCCTCTTGAAACAACTTATCCTAACAACATGGCAAGGACCTTCCTCCTCTTTGCCATTATTCATCAGTAGAGAATGGCATTGCCTTTGCGGCATTTTAGTCTTGTGTTACATTAGTTAAGACGTACAACATGTTAATTTCCAGCGTGCACAAGCCGGTCCAGGCCATGTGTTCATCAGCTTCAGGCCAAGGTCACGAAAAGCACAACGGAACGTTGCAGGTTGGCGATCGCCACCGCCCCCTTCTTGACcatatttactccctccgttttttatattataagatgattgacctttttttcttgtcaaacttctttaatttgatcaaatttatagaaaaatatattagtatttccaacacaaaataaacatattataaaaatatatttaatgttagatttaattatactaattttatattttagatgttgttaaatttttctataaacttaatcaagcttaataaagtttgactaaCATTTTATAacatgaaatggagggagtatttattaaaAACTCCCTTGCAAATAAAAACTTCAAAATGATCATAGCCCTCTAGTAATTGAATTAACTGAATGCACTATTTATCAGATGCAAATCTTATATTCATCGTTACTGCCATTCAATGGGTAACAATTGCACGATCATCATCGTTTTTCAAGGGGTAACACCTTAAAGCTTGTTGCATTCCTCTCGAACTCTGGTGCCGAATCTGGATGAATTCTTGAAAACTCCCATGAACTCTCTGTTAAATTCTTGTCTTTCAAACGAATCTTGGACGAATCAACTCCAACCCATCTTTCAACATTGAGGTTCATGTGCTCACAGAGTTTTCTGCTACCACTGTCGATGCACATTTCTTCGAGAACCATTGCATTTTGAGCGAAGAATCTGATAAGCCGGACTCCAAAACAGTTGGAGGCCGAACCCAACTGAAACTGCTGCAGCTTAACTCTTCTGAGACTGCTATTCAAGCAGGCGAATGATTTTCCACTCAATCCAGGGATGTTAGAAAACTTATCATCATGG
The nucleotide sequence above comes from Oryza glaberrima chromosome 11, OglaRS2, whole genome shotgun sequence. Encoded proteins:
- the LOC127753927 gene encoding laccase-19, which translates into the protein MEKLSMVTSLLCAITVAVLAVAVVGGEAAVVEHTFVVHEMNATHLCNTTKIYVVNGQFPGPTVDVTEGDTVVVHVINKLPFGLTIHWHGVRQMRSCWADGAGFVTECPIPPGNEHTYRFNVTGQVGTLWWHAHVTCLRATINGAFIVRPRDGKYPFPTPAKDVPIIIGEWWELDLIELDRRMMDGNFDDNPLSATINGKLGDLSNCSRMVEESFILDVKHGESYLLRVINTALFSEYYFRVAGHTFTVVGADGNYLTPFKTDMVTVAPGEAIDVIMVADAPPAHYHMIALANQPPEPDPQIPVFTSRGLVRYAGATANNNGLPVPMPIMPNQHNTMPSYYFHANLTGLAHPERHRVPMHVDERLFVTLGLGSICRGQNTTCKRRRSPETIVVATMNNVSFAHPKTTALLERYYDGTSKGVYTEDFPIRPPRPFNYTNRDLIPPGPLEEALEPTFKATKLKRFKYNTSVEIIFQSTTLMQSDSNPMHLHGYDVFLLAQGLGNFNAKRDVRKFNYHNPQLRNTVQVPRGGWAAIRFVTDNPGMWYLHCHFEFHIIMGMATAFIVEDGPTPETSLPPPPPEFKRCGNNGLSQP
- the LOC127755830 gene encoding laccase-20-like; the encoded protein is MPIMPNQHNTMPSYYFHANLTGLVHPKHRRVPMHVDERIFIILGLGTICRGRNTTCKRQRSLETIKVATMNNVSFTHPNTTALLERYYDGTLEGVYMEDFPVRPPWPYNYTNPALIPPGPLEEVLEPTFKATKLKQFKYNTSVEIIIQSSTLLMSDSNPMHLHGYDVFLLAQGLGNFNAKRDIRKFNDHNPQLKNTILVPRGGWAAVRFITDNPGMWYLHCHFEFHIIMDMATAFIVEDGSTPETSLPPPPPEFKRFLCYIS